The stretch of DNA GGGTATGGCAGCCCCTGCGCCACCACACTCGTCTCCAGGGCGACGATGGGCTTCCCCTCGTCGCGAGCGCGCCGCACCTCGTCCGAAAAGCGTAGTTCCATGGGCGCGCGTTCTTACCACGCCCGCCTCGCGGACGAGCCCGGCCCATGGGGAAAGGTCGGCTTGCATGCGCGGCCCCCGGGCCTTATTCCCTCGCGCGCCGTGCCCTCCTCGACAGTCACCGCCCCCGCCGCCCCTGCCCGGACCTTCTCCTCGTCGGACCTGGCCATCCTCGGCGTGGTCATCGTCTGGGGCTCCAACTACACGGTGGTGAAGGAGGCGCTGGACACGATTCCGCCCCTGGCCTTCATGTCGCTGCGCTTCACCATCGCGTCGGTGGCGATGGCGGCGCTGCTGTGGAAGGTCGAGGGCTGGAAGCCCCTGTCACGGCCGGTGTTCCTCAAGCTGGCCGGGCTGGGGCTGGTGGGCAACACGGTGTACCAGCTGTGCTTCATCCTCGGCGTGGCGAACACGACGGCGGCGAACAGCGGGCTGTTGACGGCGACGACGCCCGTGCTCGTGGCGGGGCTCGGCGCGGCGCTGGGCGTGGACCGGCTGACGCGGCCGCTGGTGACGAGCCTGTCGCTGGCGGTGGTGGGCATGCTGATGATCGTCCTCGCGCGCGGTCCCTCCATGGCGGGGGGCAGCCGGCTGGGCGACGGGCTCATCCTGGGCGCCTGCGTATGCTGGGCGGTGTACACGGTGGGCATCCGCTCCGTCGGCCCCGAGGTGTCCGCGCTGCGCGTCACCGCCATCACCATGCTGACCGGGGCGCCGGGCGTCATCCTCGCGGGGATTCCCTCGGTGCTCGCGCTCGACACGGCCTCCATCGGCGCGGGCTCCTGGCTGGGCGTGGTGTACTCGGCGCTGATTCCGCTCGTGGTCGCCTACTACATCTGGGGCCGCACCGTGCAGCAGGTGGGCAGCGCGCGGGCCTCGCTCTACAACACGGGCGTCCCGGTGGTGGCGGCCCTCACCGCCTGGGTCGTGCGCGGGGATCGCCCCACGGGACTCCAGCTCCTGGGGGCGGCCTTCATCATCACCGGCGTGCTGCTCGGCCGACGGAAGTGACGCGGCGCCTCAGCCGCGCCGGTTCCGCTCCACGGTGAGCCCGTACTCCTCGATCTTCTTGTCGAGCGTCGGACGGCTGATGCCCAGGAGCGTCGCGGCCCGGACCTTCTTGCCGCCCGCCTCACGCAGCGCCTCCGAGATGGCGTCACGCTCCAGGCGCGCCACCCGCTCCTGCAACGTCCGCCCCTCCGCCCCACCCTCCTGGATTTCGGGCGGGAGCTGGAGCGCGCCCACGCGCCCGCCGGCGTAGAGCAGCCCCAGCCGCTCGCCCACCAGCTCCAGCTCGCGGACATTCTGCGGCCAGCCATATTCGGACAGGAGCCGACGCGCGTCCGGCCCCAGCACGGGAGGCTCCTTGCTCACCCGTCGCGCCGCGCGGCTGACGAAGAACTCGGTGAGCACCAGGACGTCGGCGCGGCGCTCGCGCAACGCGGGCACCTCCAGCTCGAACCCCATCAGGCTCCGCCCCAGCGCCGGCTCCAACCCACCCTTCGAGGTCATCACCGGGAGCGACGCCGTCGAGGTGACGATGAGGCGCACGTCCACGGGCTCCTCGCCCCCCTGCCGCGCGGGAGCCGTGCGCCGCGCGAGCAGCCGCGCCAGCCGCTCCGCCAGCGGCTTCGGCAGCGCCTCGACGTGCTGGAGCACCAGCGAGCCCCGGTCGGCGCGCAGCAGCGCCGAGGCCACGGGGGGCTGCCCCGGCGCGCTGGCCCGCCCCAGCAGCACCTCCTCCACCTGCTCCGCGGGGAGTCGACAGTCCACCACCACCAGGGGCTCGAGCGCCCGCGGCGAGCGAGCATGGACGGTCCGCGCGAGCAGCGTCTTGCCCGCGCCCGGCTCGCCGTGAATCACCACCGGCGCGGCGCTGTTCGCCGCGCGCCGCGCGCTCTCCAGCAGCGCGCGCAGGGGCCGCGAGCCCCCCAGCATCACCGGCGTCGAGGACTCCGCCTCGCCCCGGGAGCGCACCGCCGTGTACGCCTCGCCGCCCAACCGCCCGAGCGCGGCGAGCAGCTGCCCCTCGCCCCCCGTGAAGGGCGAGTCCCCTCGCACCGCGTAGAGGACGCCGAAGGGCATGCCCCCGGACGCCACCAGCGGCGCGCACAGCTCCGTCTCCGCCTCGACCAGCTCCTTGCGATCCAACGCCACCTGCGCGAGCAGGCGCGGCACGGACACGGACTCCGCGCCGGAGATGGCCGCCGTCAGCAGTCCCGTCCCGTTGCCCAGCAGGGCCGCGGCGCGGTCCGCGCTGAGCGCACGGGCCACCTCCTCCGCCAGCCGCCGCAGCACCATGGCCTCGCTGGTGGCGCCCAGCAGCGCCGTGCCCGCCGAATAGAGCGCCGCCGCCGCCCCCACGTGGGGCAGCACCTCCTCGATGGGGACGTGCCCCGGGGAGGTGGGCCCGCCCTCCACCAGCGTCACCGCGGGCGGCTCGAACACGGCGGTCGTCGCGCCCACCCGGACGCGATCCCCGGGCACCAGCACCACCTCCGCGCTGATGCGCGCGCCGTTGACGAGCGTCCCGTTGCGCGAGTCCAGGTCCTTCAGCCGGACCTGCCCGTCGAGCACGGACAACTGCGCGTGCTTGCGGGACACCTGGTCGTCGCGCAGCGGGATGTCACACGACGGACTGCGGCCAATGGCCATGTCCGCGTGAATCTCGTAGCGGCGTCCCGCGGACGGGCCGGTGAGCAGCAGCAGGGCGGGCATGGAGCCCGAAGCCTAGCGCCCCCGGAGGTCCGGGCAAGCGCCCCCGTGTGTCACTACATGGGGCGCTCTGCGTTCAACAAGGCGCGGATCTCGCCCTCGTCGAGCGCCCGTCCCTCGCGGCTGAGCGCCAGCGCGTTGACCTGGGTCTCTTCCACCTCCACGTGGGCGCCCTTGCGCCACTCCGTGGTGTGCACCGCGCCATCCACCAGCTTGCCCACGAGGCTGCCCTCGTCCCGGGCCATGACCTCCAGCCACAGGTTCTCCACCACGGTGTTGCCATCCGGGTGGGTGTCGAACGGCGCGCGGACGAGGAACGTCAGCGGCTCCATCAGCCCCTTGCGCTGGAAGCGCGCGAGGAACGCCGGCAACAGCGCCTGGGCCTCGCGGCGCATGGACTCCGTCTGCTCCTCGGGCTCCTGGGCGAAGCGCTCCCGGTAGGGCGCCAGCAGCTGGGACGTGTTGTGCCGCCCCAGGGGCGAGACGACCGTGAGGAAGAGGCTCTCGTGCCCCTCGAACGTCTCCAACGGCACGCCCAGCAGGTTGGTCCGCGCTTCCTCGGACGGGACGACCATGAAGGACTGCCCCTCGCTGGTCCCCACCTGCGAGCGCAGCGCCGGCCCCTGCCCGAAGGCCAGGTCCGTGCACAGCTCGTGGAGGAAGCTCTCCGCCGGCAGCAGGTCCTGCTCCGCCAGGTGGAAGATCTCCAGGTCCCGGGCCCCGAACTTCTCCATCCCGTGCGAGTGGACCCACAGGGGCGTGTCCCCCTCCGCCACCTCCACCGCGTGCAGGTGCACGTGGTCCCGGATGTCGAAGTCCAACTCCGTGATTTCCACGACATCCTCGGGCTCGTGGAGCTTGAAGGCGGTCAGGTCCACGAGGACGCCGGGCACGTGCTCCAGCAGCGTGCGCACGGCCCACAGCGCCTCGAACACGGGCAGCGTGGGCTGGGGACCGCCGGGCTCGAGGGACAGGTGGTAGAAGGCCTTGGCCCGGCTCAGGCGGTCGAAGGCCTCCGGGCTGCCGCTGTAGGCCGCCTTGTTGAAGCGCGGCAGCCCCTCCATCCCCACCGTCCGGCGCACGTGCACCTCCGAGCTGTCCGCTCGGAGCACGAACCCCTGTCCGTCCTCGCTCGCGTTGAACTCCACCTCGTCCGTCGCGAACGAGGCCCGCAGCGCGTCGAGCGGCGCCGGCCCTTCCTGCTCCGTCGCCAGGAGGTAGACCTCCATCACAGGTGCTTCTCGATTTGCCGAAAGAGGTCCACGCGGTCCACCAGGTTGGTCAGGTAGTCGAGCTTGTCGGTGGCGAGCACCAGTACCGGAGACAGCCGGTAGGCCCCGAACCATTCCTCGTACAGGGCGTTGAGGCGCTGGAGATAGCGGGTGGGGATGTCCTTCTCCATGGTGCGCCCCCGGATGCGGATGCGCTCGCGCAGCGTCTGGACGGGGCAGCGCAGGTAGATCATCAGGTCGGGGGGCCGCAAGGACTCCGAGATGGTCTCGTACAGCTCGCAGTACGTCTTCCAGTCGCGCTTGTCGATGAGCCGCTGGCGATGGAGGTTCTTGGCGAATATCTCCGCGTCCTCGTAGAGGGTGCGGTCCTGGAGCACGGTACCGGGCGTACGCTCCAACTCCCGGTGCAGACGGAACTTGTGCGTCAGGAAGAAGAGCTGTGAGCGGAAGGCCCACGTCTTCATGTCCTTGTAGAAGTCCGCGAGGTAGGGGTTCTGGTCATTGGGCTCGAAGGACGGTGTCAGCTCGTACTTCCGGCAGAGGAAGGACGTGAGCTCCGTCTTCCCGGCGCCGATGTTGCCCGCGATGGCGATGAACTTTTTCCTGGCCACGCAACCCTTGCTTGTAACCCCGCCGAGCGGCGCGCACCAGAAACAAGGTAAGGGGGGACGTGGTAGAAGACCTGCATGCCCCCACGCCGTCCCCTCCGCCAGTCCCGGGCGTCGCTCCCCTTCGGGGTGCGAGCCTCCGCCCGGCTGGCCGGGAGCCGGCGGCCCCAGGGGGGGCATGCCCACGGGCCGCGCCCTCGCCGGCCCGCTACCGGCCCCGCGGAGGGGGGCTGAGGGATGCGCAAGCTCTTCTGCATGTTGACGGCCGGCGTCTGGACCATCGTCTGCTTCCCGCTGGCCATCCTGGCGATGGTCCTCACGTTCCGGGCCTCCAACTCCCTGTGGGTGGTCCGGGAGCTCTGGTCGCCGGTGCTGCTGTGGGCGGGGGGCGCGAAGCTGGAGGTGAGCGGCAGCGAGAACGTGGACCCGAAGCGGCCCACCATCTACGTGGCCAACCACCAGTCCACGCTCGACATCCCGGCGCACTTCGTCGCGGTGCCGGTGCCCTTCCGCTACGTGGCCAAGGAGCAGCTCAAGTGGGTGCCGCTCATCGGCTGGTACCTCGCCGCGGCGGGCCACGTCTTCATCAACCGGAGTGATCGCCACAAGGCCATCGCCTCGCTGGACCGGGCCGCGGAGAAGATTCGCGGGGGCATCAGCATCTTCCTGTATCCGGAGGGCACCCGCTCCGAGGACGGGCGCATCCTGCCCTTCAAGAAGGGCCCCTTCGCGCTCGCCCTGAAGGCCCGCGTCCCCGTCTGCCCCGTCACCATCGAGGGCTCGGGCGCGCTGATGCCCAAGAACAGCTGGAACATCACCCCGGGCCCCGTGCGCGTGCGCATCGGCAAGCCCATCGACACGACGGGCTTCGCCGAGGATGACCGCGAGGGCCTGGCGCGCGCGGTTCGCGCGGTCATCATCGAGGACAGCCTCGCGCTCGGCGGCAAGGGGGGCGACGCCGAGGACGCCATCGCGGCCGCGGGCGGCGAGGGCATCGGCGCCGCCAGCTCCCCTCGCGCCTCCACCCCAGCCTGAGACGTTCTCCCGTGAAGACGACCTCCGTCCGCCGTTTCCACCCCTGGGCCCGCGCCGCGGTGCTGGGCCTGGGCCTCGTCACCGCCGGCTGCGGCCACACCCAGGCCGCCACCACGTCCGCCGTGGAGCGCCCCTCCGACGAGCGGTCCAAGGCCCGCGCCTATCTCGACGAGAACCAGCCCCAGAAGGCGCTGGGCATCCTGCGGGAGCTGCACGCGCGCACCCCCGACGACCTGGACGTGGCCCGCACGCTGACGGAGGCCCACGTGAAGGCGGGGCGCGCGGACGCGTGGATAGCGGAGCTCCAGGCGCGCATCGCCTCGGGTGAGCGCGCGGTGGACCAGTACATGCTGGGCCTCGCCCTCTTCTCCCGCGCCCGGGACGCGGGGGCCCCCGCCGTGGCCGCCTTCGAGCGCGCCATCGCCCTGGCTCCGGACACGGGCGAATACCACTACCGGCTCGGCGTCGCCCGCCTGGAGTCGGAGCAGTACGCCGCGGCGGTGGAGCCGCTGCGCAAGGCGGTGGCGCTCGCGCCCGAGCGCACCGCGTGGCACCTGCCCCTGGCCAAGGCGCTGCACCGCACCGGGGACGTGGACGGCGCGGTGAAGGCGCTGGGCGTGGTGGTGCGGGGACGGCCCTCGCCCGCGGACGTCGCCACCGCGCGCGCGCTGATGGAGCAGATCGCCGACCCATTCAACGGCATCCCCAAGGCGGCCGAGGCCAAGTTCGAGGAGGGCCTGCGCCTCTTGAACGACCTGGACGCGCCCCAGCACGCCATCGTCGCCTTCGAGGAGGTCCTCCACGACTACCCGGACCTCGCGGTGCTGCACGCGCTGCTGGGCCTCGCCTACCAGCGCCTGGACGACGCGGGGCGCGCGGTGG from Myxococcus stipitatus encodes:
- a CDS encoding sigma-54-dependent Fis family transcriptional regulator, with amino-acid sequence MPALLLLTGPSAGRRYEIHADMAIGRSPSCDIPLRDDQVSRKHAQLSVLDGQVRLKDLDSRNGTLVNGARISAEVVLVPGDRVRVGATTAVFEPPAVTLVEGGPTSPGHVPIEEVLPHVGAAAALYSAGTALLGATSEAMVLRRLAEEVARALSADRAAALLGNGTGLLTAAISGAESVSVPRLLAQVALDRKELVEAETELCAPLVASGGMPFGVLYAVRGDSPFTGGEGQLLAALGRLGGEAYTAVRSRGEAESSTPVMLGGSRPLRALLESARRAANSAAPVVIHGEPGAGKTLLARTVHARSPRALEPLVVVDCRLPAEQVEEVLLGRASAPGQPPVASALLRADRGSLVLQHVEALPKPLAERLARLLARRTAPARQGGEEPVDVRLIVTSTASLPVMTSKGGLEPALGRSLMGFELEVPALRERRADVLVLTEFFVSRAARRVSKEPPVLGPDARRLLSEYGWPQNVRELELVGERLGLLYAGGRVGALQLPPEIQEGGAEGRTLQERVARLERDAISEALREAGGKKVRAATLLGISRPTLDKKIEEYGLTVERNRRG
- a CDS encoding lysophospholipid acyltransferase family protein, giving the protein MRKLFCMLTAGVWTIVCFPLAILAMVLTFRASNSLWVVRELWSPVLLWAGGAKLEVSGSENVDPKRPTIYVANHQSTLDIPAHFVAVPVPFRYVAKEQLKWVPLIGWYLAAAGHVFINRSDRHKAIASLDRAAEKIRGGISIFLYPEGTRSEDGRILPFKKGPFALALKARVPVCPVTIEGSGALMPKNSWNITPGPVRVRIGKPIDTTGFAEDDREGLARAVRAVIIEDSLALGGKGGDAEDAIAAAGGEGIGAASSPRASTPA
- a CDS encoding deoxynucleoside kinase is translated as MARKKFIAIAGNIGAGKTELTSFLCRKYELTPSFEPNDQNPYLADFYKDMKTWAFRSQLFFLTHKFRLHRELERTPGTVLQDRTLYEDAEIFAKNLHRQRLIDKRDWKTYCELYETISESLRPPDLMIYLRCPVQTLRERIRIRGRTMEKDIPTRYLQRLNALYEEWFGAYRLSPVLVLATDKLDYLTNLVDRVDLFRQIEKHL
- a CDS encoding DMT family transporter: MPSSTVTAPAAPARTFSSSDLAILGVVIVWGSNYTVVKEALDTIPPLAFMSLRFTIASVAMAALLWKVEGWKPLSRPVFLKLAGLGLVGNTVYQLCFILGVANTTAANSGLLTATTPVLVAGLGAALGVDRLTRPLVTSLSLAVVGMLMIVLARGPSMAGGSRLGDGLILGACVCWAVYTVGIRSVGPEVSALRVTAITMLTGAPGVILAGIPSVLALDTASIGAGSWLGVVYSALIPLVVAYYIWGRTVQQVGSARASLYNTGVPVVAALTAWVVRGDRPTGLQLLGAAFIITGVLLGRRK
- a CDS encoding tetratricopeptide repeat protein, whose protein sequence is MKTTSVRRFHPWARAAVLGLGLVTAGCGHTQAATTSAVERPSDERSKARAYLDENQPQKALGILRELHARTPDDLDVARTLTEAHVKAGRADAWIAELQARIASGERAVDQYMLGLALFSRARDAGAPAVAAFERAIALAPDTGEYHYRLGVARLESEQYAAAVEPLRKAVALAPERTAWHLPLAKALHRTGDVDGAVKALGVVVRGRPSPADVATARALMEQIADPFNGIPKAAEAKFEEGLRLLNDLDAPQHAIVAFEEVLHDYPDLAVLHALLGLAYQRLDDAGRAVDEFKQAIERAPRDGKNHLYLGELYLARQRPDAARTAFERAIALHPLLDVAWFRLGDLHLERRDLTAAREAFSVAASLLPDAIPPRGKLALVYQLEGDYPAAERELRHVVEKDPENVEFSLRLGLLFTEQSMKSTKPQARKAAAEEAEKWLSKVLEAQPENAVASRALQSLKGQ
- a CDS encoding DUF2314 domain-containing protein, which encodes MEVYLLATEQEGPAPLDALRASFATDEVEFNASEDGQGFVLRADSSEVHVRRTVGMEGLPRFNKAAYSGSPEAFDRLSRAKAFYHLSLEPGGPQPTLPVFEALWAVRTLLEHVPGVLVDLTAFKLHEPEDVVEITELDFDIRDHVHLHAVEVAEGDTPLWVHSHGMEKFGARDLEIFHLAEQDLLPAESFLHELCTDLAFGQGPALRSQVGTSEGQSFMVVPSEEARTNLLGVPLETFEGHESLFLTVVSPLGRHNTSQLLAPYRERFAQEPEEQTESMRREAQALLPAFLARFQRKGLMEPLTFLVRAPFDTHPDGNTVVENLWLEVMARDEGSLVGKLVDGAVHTTEWRKGAHVEVEETQVNALALSREGRALDEGEIRALLNAERPM